One Hevea brasiliensis isolate MT/VB/25A 57/8 chromosome 6, ASM3005281v1, whole genome shotgun sequence genomic window, aattatttaattcagttcagtttaatcaatttttttctctttaaaatccaaccgaaccaaaataacttaaatttttataatagaaaaccaaataaattattttaaaaatcaaattaaattaataaattaagacaattaaatttgatttattcAATTTCAACCTAGTAATGCTCACCCCCTCTGTAGACTGTAGCCTTCTGGCCTTTGGCTGAGGAGTTTGAATGCCATGAAGGGCAACGCTGAGGCTACTTCATCGGTCATGAGTACGTTGTCCACTGTTcgagtaaaaattgaagaattgtgtCAAATTGACCAGAACaatatcaaattaaatttattttaccattttaattcttttatcagaatcatatatatatatatatatatatatatatatatatatacacacacacgagATTGTCACATATATATTTTCTTAGCCATGTGAGTGTGATAAGTTGCacacttaatataaatttttaatatatcttattttaataattaatttttatatattaaataaaattcattaattttattattattatcactaATTAATacataacttttaatttttttttaatatttaaaacataataataaaaatgataaaaaaaaactcAATATCTTTTTTTACGTATCCATTTATATTTCTCTATGCACTCTTGAAAAaagtttaatattttttctttttttatataattaatttcgaCAGAGGCTTAAACTTGAGAACTCACAATCCTAAAAATGATATCAATATTATTaagttaaaattcattgatataaCTCAATATTTCTTATGTGCATGTTTTTCCAATtagtctttttttttatatattttttaacaaaaatttaatagtaaaaaattacataaaaaaattcCATGTAAAAAATAAACTACTATTAattgttttataattttttttcaaatcataactaacacaATCTAATTAATGctaatttgtttttctttttcctgTGTTAAAAATTAAGTTGAATTAATAAAtatgaataattaaaatataataaaaagtaaaattattttaaataattttcaaaataatctaaaatgtttaaacatgtgCACACgtgtgaccaaataaatagttttgtttaattcataaaattcaattaaaatccaTACCAATGGAACTAAAATCCTacaaaattttgattcaatttatttatttatttttttatcaatattcatatttaaaataaaaattaaaaaaatattttaaaaaaatcaatcaTAATAATTACGTGAGAATTCAATGCGTTAAATTTTTATTGATTAGGAACTGAAACAATTATTAGAGAATATAGATTAATTGTTAAATCAATCATACACAAATATTTTGAATATTTTCAGATTGGATTTGATTCTTCTCGTTCACAATCGGATTTAAAGATGGAAATTTTCTTTTCACAAGCCTAGAAATTTTCCCTAACTCAGAGAGACATGAATCAGGTTAAATCTTCATTATCATCATCTTCATCATCCTCATTCTTCATCATCCAGTTAATGCATTCCGCTAACACAAGTGGATTGTTATAGTGCTTAACAGCCTCAACTATTGCTCGAAGTCGCCTAAATGGGTTCCATAAATAGGAATCTGGGTATTGAAAAAATTTTGATCTCACACACACCCCATCGCAACCCAATTGCATCATCAGCGCTGCATCAGCAGGACTCTCAATGCCTCCCATCGCAATTTGAACTACTGGAAGCTTACCCATTTCCTTTATTTGTGCTACGAGATCATAAGACACCTCCATCTCCTCTGCAAATGCAGAAACCTCGTCTTCGTTGGCTCGTGCTAAGTCGGTTGTTGTTTGCATTATTGACCTCACATTCTCAGCTGTCCCTTCCAACGAAGATTCCTCCCCCTGGATCCAAATTATGGCTGCACCTTCCACGATTCTTGCTAATGCTTCTTCCAGATTTTTGCACCCACAAGCAAATGGTGCACGAAAATAATGCTTATTGATGTAGTTTCTGCTAAAAGCATTTCCGAGAAGTTCACTCTCATCCACGAAATCTACGCCAATTGCTTCCAGAATCCAGGCTTCAACGAAATGACCAGCACGGATTCTAACCATGACAGGAATTGAGACAGCCCGCTTGATTTTCCTGACGATAGGTAAATCAAGCATGAGCCTTCCACTAACAACGCAGCAAGCAGCCCCAGCTTCCTCTGCAAT contains:
- the LOC110632009 gene encoding pyridoxal 5'-phosphate synthase-like subunit PDX1.2, producing MANTDMDIPVGDLFADSDGEEKLFSFKVGLAQLMLRSGGGVVVEVTNTEEATIAEEAGAACCVVSGRLMLDLPIVRKIKRAVSIPVMVRIRAGHFVEAWILEAIGVDFVDESELLGNAFSRNYINKHYFRAPFACGCKNLEEALARIVEGAAIIWIQGEESSLEGTAENVRSIMQTTTDLARANEDEVSAFAEEMEVSYDLVAQIKEMGKLPVVQIAMGGIESPADAALMMQLGCDGVCVRSKFFQYPDSYLWNPFRRLRAIVEAVKHYNNPLVLAECINWMMKNEDDEDDDNEDLT